In Amyelois transitella isolate CPQ chromosome 13, ilAmyTran1.1, whole genome shotgun sequence, a genomic segment contains:
- the LOC132902388 gene encoding N-acylneuraminate-9-phosphatase-like, with product RQNDDDSYALDEWPAHLWRNCLPKNYKHIAKNISAEWLKLRFQYLALTNDVIHLLETLREDYLLGLITNGPSRAQWQKIDRLGLRKYFDCLLVSGDLPWEKPDQEIFLEACKLLNVEPRSCIMVGDKLETDIKGGKEAELAGTVWIPLQKDEESSDLPDFTIDKVTLLPEVLPHSPRLKRAANRTNEC from the coding sequence AGACAAAATGATGACGACTCCTACGCATTGGATGAGTGGCCTGCGCACTTGTGGCGCAATTGTTTGCCGAAAAACTACAAACATATCGCTAAAAATATATCAGCCGAATGGCTAAAATTAAGGTTTCAGTATTTGGCATTGACAAATGATGTGATACATCTGTTGGAAACACTCCGGGAGGATTATCTTCTGGGTCTGATCACGAACGGGCCCTCGCGTGCCCAGTGGCAGAAGATCGACCGGCTGGGCTTGCGCAAGTACTTCGACTGCCTGTTGGTGTCTGGCGACCTGCCGTGGGAGAAGCCCGACCAGGAGATCTTCCTGGAAGCCTGTAAGCTGCTCAACGTGGAGCCCCGGTCTTGCATCATGGTGGGCGACAAGCTGGAAACTGATATAAAGGGTGGAAAAGAAGCTGAACTGGCGGGAACAGTATGGATCCCGTTACAAAAAGACGAAGAGTCGTCAGATCTACCGGATTTCACTATCGATAAAGTGACCCTGCTGCCGGAAGTTTTGCCGCATTCACCGCGCCTGAAACGAGCTGCCAACAGAACAAACGAGTGCTGA